The Phenylobacterium koreense genome window below encodes:
- a CDS encoding MFS transporter, producing MPIALYALTAGAFGIGVTEFVIMGLLLQVSGDLGVSIPAAGLLITGYALGVFAGAPLLTIATRRLPRKTTLIALMAIFTIGNLACALAPNYEVLMIARVITALAHGTFFGVGSVVAAGLVTPERRASAIALMFTGLTAATLVGVPFGAWLGESFGWRSTFWAVGGIGVFAAAVLVLFVPRAEQPVEAGSLAEELSVLRRPQVLLGLLMTVLGFGGVFAVFTYIQPILTQITGFPIAAVSPILLVFGGGLVAGNFLGGKAADRALTPALFGTLGALTMVMLAMTFILDNKPAAVVFTGLLGAAAFATVAPLQLRLMEAAGGAGQTLASSLNIAAFNLGNALGAWLGGAVIDHGPGLGAVTWIGALMPAAAIVTALLSQRLATREAAAC from the coding sequence GTGCCTATCGCCCTCTATGCCCTCACCGCCGGAGCCTTCGGCATCGGCGTTACCGAATTCGTGATCATGGGCCTGCTGTTGCAGGTGTCGGGGGATCTCGGGGTCTCGATCCCCGCCGCGGGCCTGCTGATCACCGGATACGCGCTGGGCGTCTTCGCCGGCGCGCCCTTGCTCACCATCGCCACCCGCCGACTGCCGCGGAAAACGACGCTCATCGCCCTGATGGCGATCTTCACCATCGGCAACCTCGCCTGCGCCCTGGCGCCGAACTACGAGGTCCTGATGATCGCGCGGGTGATCACCGCACTGGCGCACGGCACCTTCTTCGGCGTGGGATCGGTGGTCGCAGCCGGGCTTGTCACGCCCGAGCGCCGGGCCTCGGCCATCGCCCTGATGTTCACCGGCCTGACCGCCGCGACCCTGGTGGGCGTTCCGTTCGGCGCCTGGCTGGGCGAATCCTTCGGCTGGCGCTCGACCTTCTGGGCGGTGGGCGGCATCGGCGTCTTCGCCGCCGCCGTGCTGGTGCTCTTCGTCCCCCGGGCCGAGCAGCCGGTCGAGGCCGGCTCGCTGGCCGAGGAGTTGTCGGTCCTGCGCCGGCCGCAGGTGCTGCTGGGCCTCCTGATGACCGTGCTGGGCTTTGGCGGGGTGTTCGCCGTCTTCACCTATATCCAGCCGATCCTGACCCAGATCACCGGCTTTCCGATCGCCGCGGTCTCGCCCATCCTGCTGGTGTTCGGCGGCGGCCTGGTCGCCGGCAACTTCCTGGGCGGCAAGGCGGCCGACCGCGCCCTGACCCCGGCCCTGTTCGGCACGCTCGGGGCGCTGACCATGGTCATGCTGGCCATGACCTTCATCCTGGATAACAAGCCCGCCGCGGTCGTCTTCACCGGCCTGCTCGGCGCCGCGGCCTTCGCCACGGTCGCGCCGCTGCAGCTTCGGCTGATGGAGGCGGCGGGCGGGGCCGGCCAGACCCTGGCCTCCAGCCTGAACATCGCCGCGTTCAACCTGGGCAACGCCCTGGGCGCCTGGCTCGGCGGGGCGGTGATAGACCATGGACCGGGGCTGGGCGCGGTGACCTGGATCGGGGCGCTGATGCCGGCGGCGGCGATCGTCACCGCGCTGCTGAGCCAGCGGCTGGCCACGCGAGAAGCAGCGGCCTGCTGA
- a CDS encoding acyl-CoA dehydrogenase family protein, giving the protein MTSGQSFPEIRESVRKLCAQFPGEYWRALDRERTYPTEFVKALTQAGFLSVLIPEAYGGSGLGLAAATAVLEEIHRSGCNGGACHAQMYTMGTILRHGSAAQKEAYLPKIASGELRLQAFGVTEPTAGTDTTRISTFARREGAHYVVTGQKLWISRAEHSDLMVLLCRTTAREDAARPSDGMSVLIVDLREAVENGLTIRPVRTMLNHATTELFFDGLKVPAANLVGEEGKGFRYILDGMNAERILIASECVGDGRFFVDRASAYATGREVFGRPIGQNQGVQFPIARAHVQVVAASLMVDKAAAMFDAGEPCGTEANMAKMLASEASWFAADTALQTHGGFGFAEDYDIERKFRETRLYQVAPISTNLILSHVATHVLGMPKSF; this is encoded by the coding sequence TTGACCAGCGGCCAGAGCTTTCCCGAGATCCGCGAGTCCGTGCGCAAGCTGTGCGCTCAGTTCCCGGGCGAATACTGGCGCGCCCTCGATCGCGAGCGGACCTATCCGACAGAGTTCGTGAAGGCGCTGACCCAGGCGGGTTTCCTCTCCGTACTGATCCCGGAGGCCTATGGCGGTTCAGGGCTGGGGCTGGCCGCCGCGACGGCTGTCCTGGAGGAAATCCACCGGTCCGGCTGCAATGGCGGCGCCTGTCACGCCCAGATGTACACCATGGGCACGATCCTTCGGCACGGCAGCGCCGCCCAGAAGGAGGCCTATCTCCCGAAGATCGCCAGCGGGGAGCTGCGGCTGCAGGCCTTCGGCGTCACCGAACCGACCGCCGGCACGGACACCACCCGCATCTCGACCTTCGCCCGGCGCGAGGGCGCCCACTATGTCGTCACCGGCCAGAAGCTGTGGATCAGCCGCGCCGAGCATTCCGACCTGATGGTGCTGCTCTGCCGTACGACGGCGCGCGAGGACGCGGCCAGGCCGTCTGACGGCATGAGCGTGCTGATCGTGGATTTGCGAGAGGCGGTCGAGAACGGCCTGACCATCCGGCCGGTCCGCACCATGCTGAACCACGCCACGACCGAGCTCTTCTTCGACGGGCTGAAGGTCCCGGCCGCCAACTTGGTGGGCGAGGAAGGCAAGGGCTTCAGATACATCCTCGACGGCATGAACGCCGAGCGCATCCTCATCGCCTCGGAGTGCGTCGGCGACGGACGGTTCTTCGTCGATCGCGCTAGCGCCTACGCCACCGGGCGGGAGGTGTTCGGCCGGCCGATCGGCCAGAACCAAGGCGTCCAGTTCCCCATCGCCCGCGCCCACGTGCAGGTCGTCGCCGCCTCGCTGATGGTCGATAAGGCGGCAGCCATGTTCGACGCTGGCGAGCCCTGCGGCACGGAGGCGAACATGGCCAAGATGCTGGCATCGGAGGCGTCCTGGTTCGCCGCGGACACCGCACTGCAGACCCATGGCGGCTTCGGCTTCGCCGAGGACTACGACATCGAGCGCAAATTCCGCGAAACGCGCCTCTACCAAGTCGCGCCGATCTCCACGAACCTGATCCTCAGCCATGTGGCGACGCATGTGCTGGGGATGCCGAAGTCGTTTTAG
- a CDS encoding CoA transferase, which produces MYDLLKGLRVVEGSAFVAGPTCGLYLAQLGAEVIRFDNIGGGPDFRRWPLSESGASLYWEGLNKAKKSIAIDLSRPEGRELAARLAAAPGEEGGVFVTNFPVEGFLSYERLSALRPDLICARVMGWADGGPAVDYTVNSAVGVPMLNGFSEEARPVNNVLPAWDLLTGAYAAFAIVSALHARQRDGKGREIRIPLSDIAGSTMANLGYLAESLMGQDRPRMGNDLFGAFGRDFMLKGGQRIMLVAITPRQWKGLLQVLEIEAEVAALEAELGVSFATDEGLRFNHRGRLFPIFEAAFARKTLDELKPSFDAEGVCWGPYQPMSAAAQDPRLIKGNPVFADLTHPSGATYPAAGFAGTIPQEIRGPARRAARLGEHTDEVLSQVLGLPGAEIARLHDAGIVAGAKE; this is translated from the coding sequence ATGTACGACCTTCTCAAAGGCCTGCGCGTGGTCGAGGGCTCAGCCTTTGTCGCGGGGCCGACCTGCGGGCTCTATCTTGCGCAACTGGGCGCCGAGGTGATCCGGTTCGACAACATCGGCGGCGGGCCGGACTTCCGCCGCTGGCCGCTGAGCGAGAGCGGCGCCAGCCTCTATTGGGAAGGGCTCAACAAGGCCAAGAAATCGATCGCCATCGACCTGTCCCGCCCGGAAGGCCGCGAGCTGGCGGCTCGCTTGGCGGCGGCGCCGGGCGAGGAGGGCGGGGTCTTCGTGACCAACTTCCCGGTCGAGGGCTTCCTTTCCTACGAAAGGCTCAGCGCCTTGCGACCGGACCTGATCTGCGCGCGGGTCATGGGCTGGGCTGATGGCGGGCCGGCCGTCGACTACACCGTCAACAGCGCCGTCGGCGTGCCGATGCTGAACGGCTTCTCTGAAGAGGCGCGGCCGGTGAACAACGTCCTGCCGGCCTGGGACCTGCTCACGGGCGCCTATGCCGCCTTTGCGATCGTCTCGGCGCTGCATGCGCGCCAGCGGGACGGGAAGGGGCGCGAGATCCGCATCCCCCTCTCCGACATCGCCGGCTCGACCATGGCCAATCTCGGCTACCTGGCCGAAAGCTTGATGGGCCAGGACCGGCCGCGGATGGGCAATGACCTCTTCGGCGCCTTCGGCCGCGACTTCATGCTGAAGGGCGGCCAGCGCATCATGTTGGTGGCGATCACGCCTCGCCAGTGGAAGGGCCTGTTGCAGGTGCTGGAGATCGAGGCCGAGGTCGCGGCCCTGGAGGCGGAGCTGGGGGTCAGCTTCGCGACCGACGAGGGCCTGCGCTTCAACCATCGCGGCAGGCTCTTTCCGATCTTCGAGGCCGCCTTCGCCCGCAAGACACTGGACGAGCTGAAGCCGTCTTTCGACGCCGAGGGGGTATGCTGGGGGCCGTATCAGCCGATGAGCGCGGCGGCCCAGGATCCGCGCCTGATCAAGGGCAACCCGGTCTTCGCCGACCTCACCCATCCCAGCGGCGCGACCTATCCGGCGGCCGGGTTCGCCGGGACAATCCCGCAAGAGATACGTGGGCCTGCCCGGCGGGCGGCCCGGCTCGGGGAACACACTGATGAGGTGCTCTCGCAGGTGCTCGGGCTGCCCGGCGCAGAGATCGCCCGCTTGCACGACGCAGGGATCGTTGCCGGCGCCAAGGAGTGA
- a CDS encoding LysR family transcriptional regulator: MSRPEINRSTEMEVFVRVVETGGLSAAARALRLTPSAVSKLMTRLEARLGARLLNRSTRKLQLTPEGAGFYARSVQVLADIEEAEREVLAGAAPRGRVRVNSVVDLGRNLLLPLVPGFLAQHPDVTLDIVLTDQVVDLLEERADIAVRVGPLRSSNLTARKLGESRTIVVASPDYLARRGTPTRLEDLAGHHQMDFTFARSVRNWPFRNADGEIVYLPGVGGVQVSDGESLRRLAVEGAGLARLSVFSAAADLEAGRLVPVLEEFHPGDKLEVHAVFLGQGGRLPARVRAVIDYLAANLRLPTWPV, translated from the coding sequence ATGTCTAGGCCGGAGATCAACCGTTCGACCGAGATGGAGGTCTTCGTTCGGGTCGTGGAGACCGGCGGGCTGTCGGCTGCGGCGCGGGCTCTGCGGCTGACCCCGTCCGCAGTCAGCAAGCTCATGACCAGGCTTGAGGCGCGCCTGGGCGCCAGGTTGCTCAACCGCTCGACCCGCAAGTTGCAGCTCACCCCCGAGGGCGCGGGCTTCTACGCCCGCAGCGTCCAGGTGCTGGCCGACATCGAGGAGGCCGAGCGCGAAGTGCTGGCGGGCGCGGCTCCGCGCGGGCGGGTCAGGGTGAACAGCGTCGTGGACCTGGGCCGCAACCTGCTGCTGCCGCTGGTTCCGGGGTTCCTGGCCCAGCATCCGGACGTCACCCTCGACATCGTCCTGACCGACCAGGTAGTGGACCTGCTGGAGGAGCGCGCCGATATCGCCGTCCGGGTCGGGCCGTTGCGATCCTCGAACTTGACGGCGCGCAAGCTGGGCGAAAGCCGCACGATCGTCGTGGCTTCGCCCGACTACCTGGCGCGCCGTGGAACCCCGACCAGGTTGGAGGATCTGGCTGGCCATCACCAGATGGACTTCACCTTCGCCCGCAGCGTCCGCAACTGGCCGTTCCGCAATGCCGACGGGGAGATCGTCTATCTGCCGGGCGTCGGCGGCGTACAGGTGAGCGACGGGGAAAGCCTGCGTCGACTGGCGGTGGAAGGAGCCGGGCTCGCCCGGCTCAGCGTGTTCTCGGCCGCGGCGGACCTGGAAGCCGGGCGGCTCGTGCCGGTGCTGGAAGAGTTCCATCCCGGCGACAAGCTCGAGGTCCACGCCGTGTTTCTCGGCCAGGGCGGGCGTCTGCCGGCGCGGGTGCGGGCGGTGATCGACTACCTGGCCGCCAACCTGCGCCTGCCGACCTGGCCGGTGTGA
- the purM gene encoding phosphoribosylformylglycinamidine cyclo-ligase codes for MTERPNGLTYAQAGVDIDAGNALIERIKPLAKATRRPGADAALGGFGALFDLKAAGYEDPLLVTTTDGVGTKLKIAIETGMHDTVGIDLVAMCVNDLLAQGAEPLMFLDYFATGKLDVDAAARVVAGIAEGCSQAGAALVGGETAEMPGMYSEGDYDLAGFCVGAVDRGGVLPKLDAQQAGDVLIAIGSSGPHSNGYSLVRRIVERSGLAWDAPAPFEEGKTLAQALMAPTRIYIKSVLPQIKAGRIKGVAHITGGGLIENPPRAIAEGLVPRFDWEAWTLPPVFQWLAEVGGVAEHEMRRTFNCGVGLVLIVDPHDLPDVLDGLLHAGEEAFVCGELAKA; via the coding sequence ATGACCGAGCGGCCCAATGGCCTCACCTACGCCCAGGCCGGCGTCGACATCGACGCCGGAAACGCCCTGATAGAGCGTATCAAGCCGCTGGCCAAGGCGACGCGTCGCCCCGGCGCCGATGCGGCCCTTGGCGGCTTCGGCGCGCTGTTCGACCTGAAGGCCGCCGGCTACGAAGATCCGCTGCTGGTCACCACGACCGACGGCGTGGGCACCAAGCTGAAGATCGCCATCGAAACCGGCATGCACGACACGGTCGGCATCGACCTGGTCGCCATGTGCGTGAACGACCTGCTGGCCCAGGGCGCCGAGCCGCTGATGTTCCTGGACTACTTCGCCACCGGCAAGCTGGACGTCGATGCGGCCGCGCGGGTCGTGGCCGGCATCGCCGAGGGCTGCTCGCAGGCGGGCGCCGCGCTGGTGGGCGGCGAGACCGCCGAAATGCCGGGCATGTACTCCGAAGGCGACTACGACCTGGCCGGCTTCTGCGTCGGGGCCGTCGATCGCGGCGGCGTGCTGCCCAAGCTCGACGCCCAGCAGGCCGGCGACGTGCTGATCGCCATCGGCTCGTCCGGCCCGCACTCCAACGGCTATTCGCTGGTTCGCCGGATCGTGGAACGCTCGGGCCTGGCCTGGGACGCGCCGGCGCCGTTCGAAGAGGGCAAGACGCTGGCGCAGGCGCTGATGGCGCCCACGCGAATCTACATCAAGAGCGTGCTGCCCCAGATCAAGGCCGGCCGCATCAAGGGCGTCGCGCACATCACCGGCGGCGGCCTGATCGAGAATCCGCCGCGCGCCATCGCCGAGGGCCTGGTTCCCAGGTTCGACTGGGAGGCCTGGACCCTGCCGCCGGTCTTCCAGTGGCTGGCCGAGGTCGGCGGCGTGGCCGAGCACGAAATGCGCCGGACCTTCAACTGCGGCGTCGGCCTAGTGCTGATCGTCGATCCGCACGATCTGCCCGACGTGCTCGACGGCCTGCTGCACGCGGGCGAAGAAGCCTTCGTCTGCGGCGAACTCGCCAAGGCCTGA
- the rnd gene encoding ribonuclease D: protein MTPITTTAELQGFCDKVKGQPFIAVDTEFMRETTYWPKLCLIQAATPTAEAVIDPLADGIDLEPFLQLMRDPSIEKVFHAARQDVEIFNNLNAMPTPLFDTQVAGMAAGFGEQIAYDALVRQMLKVEIDKSSRFTDWARRPLTDAQLIYAVGDVTHLAKLYPMLRARLEKEGRLAWVVDEMQGLIDPAMYDTSPENAWKRLRPRRHTAKYLAIFKAVADWRERTAQQRDQPRGRILKDDAIDEIATQAPTDAEALDRLRSVPKGFSGSRFGPDLLAAVREALKDPEAYAPVIERHKPQNSPAAGAVVELLKVLLKARSEDAGVASKLIATVSDLEQIANDDNAKTQALTGWRREAFGEDALRLKRGELALVLDGARVRVVEVRRAPKKATEAAE, encoded by the coding sequence ATGACGCCGATTACAACCACCGCCGAACTGCAAGGGTTCTGCGACAAGGTCAAAGGTCAGCCTTTTATCGCCGTGGACACCGAGTTCATGCGCGAAACGACCTACTGGCCGAAGCTCTGTCTCATCCAGGCTGCGACCCCCACCGCCGAAGCGGTCATCGACCCGCTGGCCGACGGCATCGACCTGGAGCCGTTCCTGCAGCTGATGCGCGATCCGAGCATCGAGAAGGTGTTCCACGCCGCCCGGCAGGACGTCGAAATCTTCAATAATCTGAACGCGATGCCGACGCCGCTGTTCGACACCCAGGTGGCCGGCATGGCCGCCGGGTTCGGCGAGCAGATCGCCTACGACGCCCTGGTCCGCCAGATGCTGAAGGTGGAGATCGACAAGTCCTCGCGCTTCACCGACTGGGCGCGCCGCCCGCTGACTGACGCTCAGCTCATCTACGCCGTGGGCGATGTGACGCACCTCGCCAAGCTCTATCCCATGCTGCGCGCGCGGCTGGAGAAGGAAGGCCGCCTGGCCTGGGTGGTCGACGAAATGCAGGGCCTGATCGATCCGGCCATGTACGACACCAGCCCGGAAAACGCCTGGAAGCGGCTGCGCCCGCGCCGGCACACGGCCAAGTACCTGGCGATCTTCAAGGCGGTGGCGGACTGGCGCGAGCGCACCGCCCAGCAGCGCGACCAGCCGCGCGGCCGGATCCTCAAGGACGACGCCATCGACGAGATCGCGACCCAGGCCCCCACCGACGCCGAGGCGCTGGATCGCCTGCGCTCGGTGCCGAAGGGCTTCTCGGGCTCGCGGTTCGGACCGGACCTGCTGGCCGCCGTCCGCGAGGCGCTGAAGGATCCGGAAGCCTACGCGCCGGTGATCGAGCGGCACAAGCCGCAGAACTCGCCCGCGGCCGGCGCTGTGGTCGAACTGCTGAAGGTGCTGCTCAAGGCCCGCTCGGAGGACGCCGGCGTGGCGTCCAAGCTGATCGCAACCGTGTCCGACCTCGAGCAGATCGCCAACGACGACAACGCCAAGACCCAGGCCCTGACCGGTTGGCGCCGCGAGGCGTTCGGCGAGGACGCCCTGCGCCTGAAGCGCGGTGAACTGGCCCTGGTGCTCGACGGCGCCCGCGTGCGGGTGGTCGAGGTGCGGCGCGCCCCGAAGAAGGCGACGGAAGCGGCCGAGTAG
- the ndk gene encoding nucleoside-diphosphate kinase, producing MTERTFSIIKPDATKRNLTGKVNAVIEDAGLRIVAQRRIQMSQAQAEKFYEVHKERPFFGELVEFMTSAPVVVQVLEGDNAVAKYREVMGATNPEQAAEGTIRKLFALSVGENSVHGSDSLENAKIEIAQFFTDDQIVG from the coding sequence ATGACCGAACGCACCTTCTCGATCATCAAGCCGGACGCCACCAAGCGGAACCTGACCGGCAAGGTCAACGCCGTGATCGAAGACGCCGGCCTGCGCATCGTCGCTCAGCGCCGCATCCAGATGAGCCAGGCTCAAGCCGAGAAGTTCTACGAAGTCCACAAGGAACGCCCGTTCTTCGGCGAACTGGTCGAGTTCATGACCTCCGCCCCGGTCGTCGTTCAGGTGCTGGAAGGCGACAACGCCGTCGCCAAGTACCGTGAAGTCATGGGCGCCACGAACCCGGAACAAGCCGCGGAAGGCACCATCCGCAAGCTGTTCGCCCTGTCGGTCGGCGAGAACTCCGTCCATGGCTCGGACAGCCTGGAAAACGCCAAGATCGAGATCGCTCAGTTCTTCACCGACGATCAGATCGTCGGCTGA
- a CDS encoding enoyl-CoA hydratase/isomerase family protein — MMKTIEISEPSPGVRVITLSRPDAANALNTAMGEELLALWGALAQDPAVRVAVLTGAGRFFCAGADLKERDGMSDEAWSTQHVMFEAMIRAQLACPFPIIAAVNGAAMGGGCEMALACDFAWAAAGARLGLPEVGLGIIPGLGGTQYVVRAAGERRAAELLMSGLPIDAAQALEFGLVNRVIAADELMPQVLERAHVIAGKAPLSVKALKKVVRGGAELPLAAAMELELTEYNRLFTTADRREGVAAFNQKRTAVFKGA; from the coding sequence ATGATGAAGACCATCGAGATCAGCGAGCCTTCGCCCGGCGTCCGCGTCATTACCCTCAGCCGGCCTGACGCGGCCAACGCCCTGAACACCGCCATGGGCGAAGAACTGCTGGCCCTGTGGGGCGCCCTGGCCCAGGACCCCGCCGTCCGGGTGGCGGTTCTGACCGGAGCTGGCCGCTTCTTCTGCGCCGGCGCGGACCTGAAGGAACGCGACGGCATGTCCGACGAGGCCTGGTCGACGCAGCACGTCATGTTCGAGGCGATGATCCGCGCCCAGCTCGCCTGTCCGTTCCCGATCATCGCCGCCGTGAACGGCGCGGCCATGGGCGGGGGCTGCGAGATGGCGCTGGCCTGCGACTTCGCCTGGGCTGCGGCGGGGGCGAGGCTGGGACTGCCGGAGGTGGGGCTGGGCATCATCCCCGGACTCGGCGGCACCCAGTACGTGGTACGGGCGGCGGGCGAGCGGCGTGCGGCCGAACTGCTGATGTCGGGCCTGCCGATCGATGCCGCCCAGGCGCTCGAATTCGGCCTGGTCAATCGGGTCATCGCCGCCGACGAGCTGATGCCGCAGGTGTTGGAGCGCGCCCACGTCATCGCCGGCAAGGCGCCGCTGTCGGTCAAGGCGCTGAAGAAGGTGGTCCGGGGCGGCGCCGAGCTGCCGTTGGCGGCGGCCATGGAGCTCGAGCTCACCGAATACAATCGCCTCTTCACGACGGCCGATCGCCGCGAAGGCGTGGCGGCCTTCAATCAGAAACGGACGGCGGTCTTCAAGGGGGCGTAG
- a CDS encoding serine hydrolase domain-containing protein → MSVTRKRLLALLLASVALGASPSWAEVSIAPPASVGVSSTGLEALNKTFHGLVDEGRLAGVATLLARHGKVVHFDAYGVQDVNTKAPLHRDTIFRIASMTKPVTGVAMMILYEEGKWKLDDPVAKYVPEFANLKVKGPDGTLVAQDHPMTMRELMSHTAGFDVSAGYAPDVTNRDEPLQAMIDKLGKLPLATQPGTDWRYGPSVNIQGHIIEKLSGQPLDQFFEQRIFNPLKMADTGFSVPAAELPRVTSVHTYDAQKKLIATPSVNDPSVKPAFLSGSGGLLSTTEDYWRFSQMLLNGGELDGTRILKPETIKLMRQNVLKDGVLVDLYGPSQQGIGFGMDVAVVLDPAKATTPQGKDSFYWGGAFGTWFWIDPTNDLVFIGMIQNLNGSVPGRDTPEVRSISYPLVYDALTDVK, encoded by the coding sequence ATGTCCGTCACGCGAAAGCGTCTGCTTGCCCTATTGCTCGCCTCGGTCGCCTTGGGCGCGAGCCCGTCCTGGGCGGAAGTCTCGATCGCCCCGCCGGCGTCGGTCGGCGTCTCGTCCACGGGACTTGAAGCCCTCAACAAGACCTTCCACGGCCTAGTGGACGAGGGCCGTCTGGCCGGCGTCGCCACCCTTCTCGCGCGCCACGGCAAGGTCGTGCATTTCGACGCCTACGGCGTGCAGGACGTGAACACCAAGGCCCCGCTCCACCGCGACACCATCTTCCGCATCGCATCCATGACCAAGCCGGTGACCGGCGTCGCCATGATGATCCTCTACGAGGAAGGCAAGTGGAAGCTGGACGACCCTGTCGCCAAATACGTGCCGGAGTTCGCGAACCTCAAGGTCAAGGGACCGGATGGAACGCTGGTCGCGCAGGACCATCCCATGACCATGCGCGAGCTGATGAGCCATACGGCCGGGTTCGATGTCTCCGCCGGATACGCGCCAGACGTCACCAATCGCGACGAGCCGCTGCAGGCGATGATCGACAAGCTCGGCAAGCTACCGCTCGCCACCCAGCCGGGAACCGACTGGCGCTATGGCCCCAGCGTGAACATCCAGGGGCACATCATCGAGAAGCTGTCGGGCCAACCGCTCGACCAGTTCTTCGAGCAGCGCATCTTCAACCCGCTGAAGATGGCGGACACCGGCTTTTCCGTTCCGGCGGCCGAGCTGCCGCGCGTCACCTCGGTCCATACCTATGACGCCCAGAAGAAGCTCATCGCAACGCCAAGCGTCAACGATCCGTCGGTGAAGCCGGCCTTCCTGTCCGGATCGGGCGGACTGCTCTCGACGACCGAGGACTACTGGCGCTTCAGCCAGATGCTGCTGAACGGCGGAGAGTTGGACGGGACGCGGATACTGAAGCCCGAGACTATCAAGCTGATGCGCCAGAACGTCCTGAAGGACGGGGTGCTGGTGGACCTCTACGGCCCAAGCCAGCAGGGGATCGGCTTTGGCATGGATGTCGCCGTCGTCCTCGATCCGGCCAAGGCCACGACCCCGCAGGGCAAGGACAGCTTTTACTGGGGAGGCGCGTTCGGCACCTGGTTCTGGATCGACCCGACCAACGACCTAGTCTTCATCGGCATGATTCAGAACCTCAACGGCTCGGTTCCCGGCCGCGACACGCCGGAGGTTCGGTCCATCTCCTATCCGCTGGTCTACGACGCACTCACCGACGTGAAGTAG
- a CDS encoding alkaline phosphatase — protein sequence MSYRRVLKALMLAGAVCAAAAPAHAAERAKNVILFVGDGMGVSTLTAARIYEAQQRGADGASNLLSFEHFPDLALVRTYSANSLVTDSANGASALLTGHRTINGALGVTDQIRAGDCASAKGQAVPTLAELAKKQGRSTGVVSTAEITDATPASLYAHTPSRRWQSDSDLPPAAKDAGCVDIARQMLDIPKAQQLDVMLGGGREAFKPEGRQDARDLVAEWRKATGGAYVETGSALAALPGDQPRVLGLFAKGNMLRESQRLAAKADAPTLTAMTTKAIELLSHNPKGYFLVVEGALIDKSHHANLAGDALNETVEFSKAIAAAAALTDPKDTLIIVTADHSHGLTISGGARETSVLGVLPGNDEDPAVALDGKAIPILMYATGPGGPAKGEPRANPDPANMRQVAQAAVPLPSAAHTGEDVAAYARGPNASAIRGLMDQPAVNQVMHDALGL from the coding sequence ATGAGTTATCGGCGCGTGTTGAAGGCCCTGATGCTGGCCGGGGCGGTCTGCGCCGCAGCGGCCCCCGCCCATGCGGCGGAGCGGGCCAAGAACGTGATCCTCTTCGTGGGCGACGGGATGGGCGTCTCCACCCTCACGGCCGCCCGCATCTACGAGGCGCAGCAGCGCGGCGCGGACGGCGCCTCGAACCTGCTCTCGTTCGAGCATTTTCCGGACCTGGCGCTGGTGCGCACCTATTCGGCCAACAGCCTGGTCACAGATTCCGCCAACGGCGCCTCGGCGCTGCTGACCGGTCATCGCACGATCAACGGCGCGCTGGGCGTCACCGACCAGATCCGCGCGGGCGACTGCGCCTCGGCCAAGGGCCAGGCCGTGCCGACCCTTGCGGAACTGGCCAAGAAGCAGGGCCGCTCGACGGGCGTGGTCTCCACCGCGGAGATCACCGACGCCACCCCGGCCTCGCTCTACGCCCACACGCCGTCGCGGCGCTGGCAATCCGACAGCGATCTGCCCCCCGCAGCCAAGGACGCCGGCTGCGTCGACATCGCCCGCCAAATGCTGGACATCCCGAAGGCGCAGCAGCTCGACGTCATGCTCGGCGGCGGCCGCGAGGCCTTCAAGCCCGAAGGGCGCCAAGACGCGCGCGACCTTGTCGCCGAGTGGCGCAAGGCGACCGGCGGCGCCTATGTCGAGACCGGGTCGGCCCTGGCGGCCCTTCCGGGCGACCAGCCGCGCGTGCTGGGCCTGTTCGCCAAGGGCAACATGCTTCGTGAGAGCCAGCGTCTGGCCGCCAAGGCCGACGCTCCGACCCTGACGGCCATGACCACCAAGGCCATCGAGCTGCTTTCCCACAATCCGAAGGGCTATTTCCTGGTCGTCGAAGGCGCGCTGATCGACAAGTCGCACCACGCCAACCTGGCCGGCGACGCGCTGAACGAGACCGTGGAGTTCTCCAAGGCCATCGCCGCGGCAGCCGCCCTGACCGATCCGAAGGACACCCTGATCATCGTCACCGCCGACCACAGCCACGGCCTGACCATCAGCGGCGGCGCGCGGGAAACCTCGGTCCTCGGCGTGCTGCCCGGCAATGACGAAGACCCGGCCGTGGCGCTCGACGGCAAGGCGATCCCGATCTTGATGTACGCCACGGGTCCGGGCGGCCCGGCCAAGGGCGAGCCCCGCGCAAATCCCGATCCGGCGAACATGAGACAGGTCGCCCAGGCCGCCGTTCCCCTGCCCAGCGCCGCCCATACCGGTGAGGATGTCGCCGCCTACGCCCGCGGCCCGAACGCTTCGGCGATCCGCGGCCTGATGGACCAGCCGGCCGTCAATCAGGTGATGCACGACGCGCTCGGCCTCTAG